The following coding sequences are from one Salvia hispanica cultivar TCC Black 2014 chromosome 3, UniMelb_Shisp_WGS_1.0, whole genome shotgun sequence window:
- the LOC125212453 gene encoding putative pentatricopeptide repeat-containing protein At1g13630 isoform X2 — MFRLTTRQRRLLPLRFFTSSPSFCSISSAAAVTDFPQNDVVSQIICHFISSPPRYSHKLLLNSLRNSNWFRKEVPDLEPSEIESIIEKISSQSAIEFFFLLQNEFGFKHSQNSRFFIAHLLAEKRRYRALFCHMRVVIEEQGSGSAPLLCELLLKSFMGWDSNHVVWDMLAFVYSRTDMVHDALVVLTNMKDLNIRPSIMTYNSLLHNLRETDRVWDFYSELEDNGLQPTDYTYSIFLDGLCRQSLVLEAINFLREINKEVAEPCVVCFNTLMSGFCRKGLIGIAKSLFCMMFKYGLTPDRYSYNILIHGLCVSGSLEEALAFAVDMEKCGLHPDQVTYNILSKGFRLLGTMNGVWMVSEKMLLTEADPGLLTYTILICGNCQTGNIVEGCRLREEMISKGLKLNDISYRALLSGLCRNGQINEALSLLSELSNDGLKPDLFMCSMVIHGLCKLGEVAIQLYRDMFLKNGVYQNSFPHRSILIGLCEKRTMFEARSYFNALAKDAVGLYESLLEKGIPPTVVTFNTLINGLCKARKLAQARKWLDDMKMHNVEPTIVSYTTIMNAFCEVGKLEDTFELFEEMKKNGIEPNQVTYTVLMKGLCKRGKLEESVAILRDMLGKGISPDQTLYNALIQCFCKARDFKRAFQLHAEMVQLNIKPNVVTYNILINGLCVYGDLIVAEKLFYDLQCQNFKLPKVAFTTLIKANCAKGDVEKAMVLFHQMAETGFEISLKDYSAVINRLCKRSLLNDAMDFFRMMLVGGIAPDQQICSVIHYSLHQAGFVIAEFQVYVLMIKFGFAPG; from the exons ATGTTCCGGTTAACCACAAGACAACGCCGTCTTCTACCCCTTCGGTTCTTCACCTCATCTCCGTCGTTCTGCTCGATTAGCTCCGCCGCCGCAGTCACGGATTTCCCGCAAAACGATGTTGTCTCTCAAATTATCTGCCATTTCATCTCTTCTCCGCCTCGTTACAGTCATAAGCTCTTATTAAATTCCCTCAGAAACAGCAATTGGTTCAGGAAGGAAGTTCCCGATTTGGAACCTTCCGAAATTGAGTCTATCATTGAGAAAATTAGCTCGCAAAGTGCAATAGagttcttcttcttgttgcAAAATGAGTTTGGGTTCAAGCACTCACAGAACTCGCGGTTCTTCATTGCGCATTTATTGGCGGAGAAGAGGCGGTACCGTGCGCTGTTCTGTCATATGCGGGTGGTAATTGAGGAACAAG GCTCTGGATCCGCACCCTTGCTTTGTGAGCTGCTTTTGAAAAGCTTTATGGGCTGGGACTCAAACCATGTGGTGTGGGATATGCTCGCATTTGTTTACTCCAGAACTGATATGGTTCACGATGCTCTGGTTGTGCTGACAAACATGAAAGACTTAAACATCCGGCCGTCAATTATGACATACAATAGTTTGTTGCACAACTTGAGGGAAACTGATAGAGTGTGGGATTTTTATAGTGAACTTGAAGACAATGGACTACAACCAACTGATTATACATACTCAATTTTCCTTGATGGTCTTTGCAGGCAGTCCTTGGTTCTCGAAGCTATTAATTTCCTTAGGGAGATAAACAAGGAAGTGGCTGAGCCTTGTGTTGTTTGTTTCAACACTTTGATGTCAGGATTCTGTAGGAAGGGTTTAATAGGTATTGCTAAATCTTTATTCTGTATGATGTTCAAGTATGGATTAACTCCTGATAGATACAGTTACAATATACTCATTCATGGGTTATGTGTTAGTGGTTCATTGGAAGAAGCCTTAGCCTTTGCAGTTGACATGGAAAAGTGTGGATTACATCCTGATCAGGTGACTTATAACATCCTCTCCAAGGGATTTCGTTTACTTGGTACAATGAATGGAGTTTGGATGGTTTCTGAGAAAATGCTACTGACTGAAGCAGACCCTGGCCTGCTTACCTACACAATACTTATTTGTGGGAATTGCCAAACAGGTAACATTGTAGAGGGTTGTAGGCTGCGAGAGGAGATGATTTCTAAGGGTCTAAAGTTAAATGATATCTCATATCGTGCGTTACTAAGTGGCTTGTGTAGAAACGGACAGATAAATGAGGCTCTGAGTTTACTTTCTGAGTTGAGTAATGACGGCTTGAAGCCAGATCTTTTTATGTGCTCTATGGTCATCCATGGTCTCTGCAAGCTGGGGGAAGTAGCCATCCAACTGTACAGGgatatgtttttaaaaaatggagtcTACCAGAATTCTTTCCCTCACAGGTCCATTTTGATTGGGTTATGTGAGAAGAGAACTATGTTTGAGGCAAGAAGTTACTTTAATGCATTGGCAAAAG ATGCTGTAGGATTGTATGAAAGTTTATTGGAGAAAGGGATTCCTCCTACTGTAGTTACTTTCAACACCCTGATAAATGGATTGTGCAAAGCCAGAAAACTAGCTCAGGCCAGAAAGTGGCTAGATGACATGAAGATGCACAATGTAGAACCAACTATCGTTTCGTATACTACAATTATGAATGCCTTTTGTGAAGTGGGAAAATTAGAAGATACCTTTGAGCTATTtgaggaaatgaaaaaaaatggtattGAGCCAAATCAAGTAACTTATACAGTGCTTATGAAAGGGCTGTGTAAGCGAGGGAAGCTGGAAGAATCTGTTGCAATTCTCCGGGATATGTTAGGTAAGGGTATTTCTCCAGATCAAACTTTATATAATGCTTTGATCCAATGTTTTTGTAAAGCTCGAGACTTTAAAAGAGCATTTCAATTACATGCCGAGATGGTACAGCTTAATATTAAGCCAAATGTTGTGACTTATAATATTCTTATCAATGGTTTATGCGTATATGGAGATCTAATTGTTGCTGAAAAGCTATTTTATGATCTCCAATGTCAAAACTTCAAATTGCCGAAAGTTGCGTTCACTACTCTTATAAAAGCAAACTGTGCAAAGGGAGATGTTGAAAAGGCTATGGTACTCTTCCATCAAATGGCTGAAACTGGCTTTGAGATTTCACTCAAAGATTATAGTGCAGTAATTAATAGACTCTGCAAAAGATCTTTGCTGAATGATGCTATGGATTTTTTTCGAATGATGCTAGTTGGCGGTATAGCTCCTGACCAGCAAATTTGTTCAGTTATACACTACTCATTACACCAAGCTGGTTTTGTCATTGCCGAGTTTCAAGTTTATGTTTTAATGATCAAATTTGGCTTTGCTCCTGGTTGA
- the LOC125212453 gene encoding putative pentatricopeptide repeat-containing protein At1g13630 isoform X4, producing the protein MFRLTTRQRRLLPLRFFTSSPSFCSISSAAAVTDFPQNDVVSQIICHFISSPPRYSHKLLLNSLRNSNWFRKEVPDLEPSEIESIIEKISSQSAIEFFFLLQNEFGFKHSQNSRFFIAHLLAEKRRYRALFCHMRVVIEEQGSGSAPLLCELLLKSFMGWDSNHVVWDMLAFVYSRTDMVHDALVVLTNMKDLNIRPSIMTYNSLLHNLRETDRVWDFYSELEDNGLQPTDYTYSIFLDGLCRQSLVLEAINFLREINKEVAEPCVVCFNTLMSGFCRKGLIGIAKSLFCMMFKYGLTPDRYSYNILIHGLCVSGSLEEALAFAVDMEKCGLHPDQVTYNILSKGFRLLGTMNGVWMVSEKMLLTEADPGLLTYTILICGNCQTGNIVEGCRLREEMISKGLKLNDISYRALLSGLCRNGQINEALSLLSELSNDGLKPDLFMCSMVIHGLCKLGEVAIQLYRDMFLKNGVYQNSFPHRSILIGLCEKRTMFEARSYFNALAKGGFIHDSVLHNIMIDGYVKVGNLADAVGLYESLLEKGIPPTVVTFNTLINGLCKARKLAQARKWLDDMKMHNVEPTIVSYTTIMNAFCEVGKLEDTFELFEEMKKNGIEPNQVTYTVLMKGLCKRGKLEESVAILRDMLVGGIAPDQQICSVIHYSLHQAGFVIAEFQVYVLMIKFGFAPG; encoded by the exons ATGTTCCGGTTAACCACAAGACAACGCCGTCTTCTACCCCTTCGGTTCTTCACCTCATCTCCGTCGTTCTGCTCGATTAGCTCCGCCGCCGCAGTCACGGATTTCCCGCAAAACGATGTTGTCTCTCAAATTATCTGCCATTTCATCTCTTCTCCGCCTCGTTACAGTCATAAGCTCTTATTAAATTCCCTCAGAAACAGCAATTGGTTCAGGAAGGAAGTTCCCGATTTGGAACCTTCCGAAATTGAGTCTATCATTGAGAAAATTAGCTCGCAAAGTGCAATAGagttcttcttcttgttgcAAAATGAGTTTGGGTTCAAGCACTCACAGAACTCGCGGTTCTTCATTGCGCATTTATTGGCGGAGAAGAGGCGGTACCGTGCGCTGTTCTGTCATATGCGGGTGGTAATTGAGGAACAAG GCTCTGGATCCGCACCCTTGCTTTGTGAGCTGCTTTTGAAAAGCTTTATGGGCTGGGACTCAAACCATGTGGTGTGGGATATGCTCGCATTTGTTTACTCCAGAACTGATATGGTTCACGATGCTCTGGTTGTGCTGACAAACATGAAAGACTTAAACATCCGGCCGTCAATTATGACATACAATAGTTTGTTGCACAACTTGAGGGAAACTGATAGAGTGTGGGATTTTTATAGTGAACTTGAAGACAATGGACTACAACCAACTGATTATACATACTCAATTTTCCTTGATGGTCTTTGCAGGCAGTCCTTGGTTCTCGAAGCTATTAATTTCCTTAGGGAGATAAACAAGGAAGTGGCTGAGCCTTGTGTTGTTTGTTTCAACACTTTGATGTCAGGATTCTGTAGGAAGGGTTTAATAGGTATTGCTAAATCTTTATTCTGTATGATGTTCAAGTATGGATTAACTCCTGATAGATACAGTTACAATATACTCATTCATGGGTTATGTGTTAGTGGTTCATTGGAAGAAGCCTTAGCCTTTGCAGTTGACATGGAAAAGTGTGGATTACATCCTGATCAGGTGACTTATAACATCCTCTCCAAGGGATTTCGTTTACTTGGTACAATGAATGGAGTTTGGATGGTTTCTGAGAAAATGCTACTGACTGAAGCAGACCCTGGCCTGCTTACCTACACAATACTTATTTGTGGGAATTGCCAAACAGGTAACATTGTAGAGGGTTGTAGGCTGCGAGAGGAGATGATTTCTAAGGGTCTAAAGTTAAATGATATCTCATATCGTGCGTTACTAAGTGGCTTGTGTAGAAACGGACAGATAAATGAGGCTCTGAGTTTACTTTCTGAGTTGAGTAATGACGGCTTGAAGCCAGATCTTTTTATGTGCTCTATGGTCATCCATGGTCTCTGCAAGCTGGGGGAAGTAGCCATCCAACTGTACAGGgatatgtttttaaaaaatggagtcTACCAGAATTCTTTCCCTCACAGGTCCATTTTGATTGGGTTATGTGAGAAGAGAACTATGTTTGAGGCAAGAAGTTACTTTAATGCATTGGCAAAAGGTGGCTTTATACATGATAGTGTACtgcataatattatgattGATGGATATGTTAAAGTTGGTAATTTGGCAGATGCTGTAGGATTGTATGAAAGTTTATTGGAGAAAGGGATTCCTCCTACTGTAGTTACTTTCAACACCCTGATAAATGGATTGTGCAAAGCCAGAAAACTAGCTCAGGCCAGAAAGTGGCTAGATGACATGAAGATGCACAATGTAGAACCAACTATCGTTTCGTATACTACAATTATGAATGCCTTTTGTGAAGTGGGAAAATTAGAAGATACCTTTGAGCTATTtgaggaaatgaaaaaaaatggtattGAGCCAAATCAAGTAACTTATACAGTGCTTATGAAAGGGCTGTGTAAGCGAGGGAAGCTGGAAGAATCTGTTGCAATTCTCCGGGATATGTTAG TTGGCGGTATAGCTCCTGACCAGCAAATTTGTTCAGTTATACACTACTCATTACACCAAGCTGGTTTTGTCATTGCCGAGTTTCAAGTTTATGTTTTAATGATCAAATTTGGCTTTGCTCCTGGTTGA